One part of the Paroedura picta isolate Pp20150507F chromosome 5, Ppicta_v3.0, whole genome shotgun sequence genome encodes these proteins:
- the CDC42EP1 gene encoding cdc42 effector protein 1: MSLGKLPVISWVSGSHNKRRLKGDLTPDMISPPLGDFRHTMHVGRGGDAFGDTSFLRNHGGEAAKPNNFFARTLRHVRRSPLRNRGSRSNDEASPTPPAISPIIKNAISLPQLNEDNYGNDGCGVNFVFKSTPNSFSDYGLESGFCTIPRAPRSEKTQDSSHTNELALARSDSLLSFRLDLGPSLMSELLHVISFPGDLCGKDRGEEENEESKTSNSSETSSPFHLKKSTWKSGSLHNNCEESKVSSGFWSHSEASLPLGHSVYNNGDSHSIELSQEGSPYSREKSPDPGAVAAKQKETHWQGHQNDCNIEAREFDHATQVLASHYGPRSTYHSLQEQEESGSQESPDANAWCRTAGMAVQQAHRAGWHRRAEEEEEEDDDFSGDCSTTARDGHSDSFEYVDEDEEDEVKV; encoded by the exons ATGAGTCTTGGGAAACTGCCAGTCATCAGTTGGGTGTCTGGCTCCCACAACAAGCGGCGCCTGAAGGGAGATCTGACACCAGACATGATCAGTCCGCCACTGGGGGACTTCCGCCATACCATGCACGTGGGGCGTGGTGGAGATGCCTTTGGAGACACTTCCTTCCTCAGAAACCACGGTGGAGAGGCAGCCAAACCCAATAACTTCTTTGCTCGAACTCTGAGGCATGTAAGGAGGAGCCCACTAAGGAACCGGGGCAGCAGAAGTAATGATGAGGCCTCACCCACACCGCCTGCCATCTCTCCTATCATCAAGAACGCTATATCACTGCCACAGCTCAATGAGGATAACTATGGGAACGATGGCTGCGGTGTAAACTTTGTCTTCAAGAGCACACCTAATAGCTTCTCTGACTATG GACTAGAATCTGGATTCTGCACCATCCCCCGTGCTCCTCGCTCAGAGAAGACCCAGGACAGTTCCCACACTAATGAACTGGCTCTGGCTCGCTCGGACTCCTTGCTGTCTTTCCGCCTTGATCTTGGTCCCTCGCTTATGAGTGAGCTTCTCCATGtcatcagcttccctggagaccTCTGCGGCAAAgacaggggagaggaggaaaatgaGGAAAGCAAAACCTCAAACAGCAGTGAGACCAGCTCTCCATTTCATCTGAAGAAGAGCACCTGGAAATCAGGGTCATTACATAATAATTGTGAAGAAAGTAAAGTCTCGTCAGGCTTTTGGAGTCACTCCGAAGCTAGCTTACCACTAGGACACTCAGTATATAACAATGGAGATTCTCATTCCATAGAGTTGTCCCAGGAAGGGTCACCCTATTCTAGGGAAAAGAGCCCTGACCCAGGAGCAGTAGCTGCTAAGCAAAAAGAGACCCACTGGCAAGGGCACCAGAATGACTGCAACATAGAAGCAAGAGAATTTGACCATGCCACCCAGGTTCTAGCGTCCCATTATGGCCCAAGAAGCACATACCACAGCCTGCAAGAGCAGGAGGAATCAGGAAGCCAGGAGAGCCCAGATGCCAATGCATGGTGCCGGACGGCAGGCATGGCAGTACAACAGGCACACAGAGCTGGGTGGCACCGAagagcagaggaagaggaggaggaagacgatgATTTCTCAGGAGACTGTTCAACCACTGCCAGAGATGGACACAGTGATTCCTTTGAATACGTTGATGAGGATGAGGAAGATGAAGTTAAGGTCTGA